The following coding sequences lie in one Mycobacterium sp. Z3061 genomic window:
- a CDS encoding TetR/AcrR family transcriptional regulator, whose amino-acid sequence MAAQPEPPSGGGRARGAKSGARQAKLSREGIVDGALTFLDREGWDSLTINALATQLGTKGPSLYNHVDSLEDLRRAVRIRVIDDIITMLNRVGEGRSRDDAVLVMAGAYRSYAHHHPGRYSAFTRMPLGGDDPEYTAVTRGAAAPVIAVLSSYGLQGEEAFYAALEFWSAMHGFVLLEMTGVMDEIDTDAVFTDMVLRLAAGMDRRTVQAAETP is encoded by the coding sequence ATGGCAGCTCAGCCGGAGCCACCGTCGGGTGGCGGCCGTGCGCGTGGCGCAAAGTCGGGAGCCCGCCAGGCGAAGCTCAGCCGCGAGGGCATCGTCGACGGTGCCTTGACGTTCCTGGACCGGGAGGGCTGGGACTCCCTGACCATCAATGCCCTGGCAACCCAGTTGGGGACCAAGGGGCCGTCGCTCTACAACCACGTCGACAGCCTCGAGGACCTGCGCCGCGCGGTGCGCATCCGGGTCATCGACGACATCATCACCATGCTCAACCGAGTGGGGGAAGGTCGTTCGCGCGACGACGCCGTCCTGGTCATGGCGGGCGCCTACCGCAGCTATGCACACCATCACCCCGGGCGGTACTCAGCGTTCACCCGGATGCCGCTGGGTGGCGACGACCCCGAATACACGGCGGTGACCCGCGGGGCGGCCGCGCCCGTCATCGCGGTGTTGTCCTCGTACGGCCTGCAGGGCGAGGAGGCCTTCTATGCGGCGCTCGAGTTCTGGTCGGCGATGCACGGGTTCGTGCTGCTGGAAATGACCGGTGTGATGGATGAAATCGACACCGACGCGGTGTTCACCGACATGGTGCTGCGACTGGCGGCCGGCATGGATCGGCGCACCGTGCAGGCGGCGGAGACTCCCTAG
- the fusA gene encoding elongation factor G, whose protein sequence is MAQKDVLTDLTKVRNIGIMAHIDAGKTTTTERILYYTGISYKIGEVHDGAATMDWMEQEQERGITITSAATTCFWNDNQINIIDTPGHVDFTVEVERSLRVLDGAVAVFDGKEGVEPQSEQVWRQADKYDVPRICFVNKMDKIGADFYFSVRTMEERLGANVIPIQLPVGSEGDFEGVVDLVEMKAKVWRGETKLGETYDTIDIPAELADKAQEYRTKLLEAVAETDEELLEKYLGGEELTVAEIKGAIRKLTTTSEAYPVLCGSAFKNKGVQPMLDAVIDYLPSPLDVPPAIGHPPGKEDEEIVRKPSTDEPFSALAFKVATHPFFGKLTYVRVYSGKVDSGSQVINATKGKKERLGKLFQMHSNKENPVETASAGHIYAVIGLKDTTTGDTLSDPNNQIVLESMTFPDPVIEVAIEPKTKSDQEKLSLSIQKLAEEDPTFKVHQDAETGQTVIGGMGELHLDILVDRMRREFKVEANVGKPQVAYKETIKRTVDKVEFTHKKQTGGSGQFAKVLISIEPFTSEDGATYEFESKVTGGRIPREYIPSVDAGAQDAMQYGVLAGYPLVNLKVTLLDGAFHEVDSSEMAFKIAGSQVLKKAAAQAQPVILEPIMAVEVTTPEDYMGDVIGDLNSRRGQIQAMEERAGARVVKAHVPLSEMFGYVGDLRSKTQGRANYSMVFDSYAEVPANVSKEIIAKATGE, encoded by the coding sequence GTGGCACAGAAGGACGTGCTGACCGACCTCACGAAGGTCCGCAACATCGGCATCATGGCGCACATCGACGCCGGCAAGACCACGACGACCGAGCGCATCCTGTACTACACCGGCATCAGCTACAAGATCGGTGAGGTTCACGACGGCGCGGCCACGATGGACTGGATGGAGCAGGAGCAGGAGCGCGGGATCACCATCACCTCCGCGGCGACCACCTGCTTCTGGAACGACAACCAGATCAACATCATCGACACCCCCGGCCACGTCGACTTCACCGTCGAGGTGGAGCGCTCGCTGCGCGTCCTGGACGGCGCGGTCGCGGTGTTCGACGGCAAGGAGGGCGTCGAGCCCCAGTCCGAGCAGGTCTGGCGCCAGGCCGACAAGTACGACGTACCGCGCATCTGCTTCGTCAACAAGATGGACAAGATCGGCGCGGACTTCTACTTCTCCGTGCGCACCATGGAGGAGCGCCTCGGCGCCAACGTCATTCCGATCCAGCTGCCGGTCGGCTCCGAAGGGGACTTCGAGGGCGTCGTCGACCTGGTCGAGATGAAGGCCAAGGTGTGGCGGGGCGAGACCAAGCTGGGCGAGACCTACGACACCATCGACATCCCGGCAGAGCTGGCCGATAAGGCCCAGGAGTACCGCACCAAGCTGCTCGAGGCCGTCGCCGAAACCGACGAGGAGTTGCTGGAGAAGTACCTCGGTGGAGAAGAGCTCACGGTCGCCGAGATCAAGGGCGCGATCCGCAAGCTCACCACCACCTCCGAGGCGTACCCGGTGCTGTGCGGCAGCGCGTTCAAGAACAAGGGCGTGCAGCCGATGCTGGATGCCGTCATCGACTACCTCCCCTCGCCGCTGGACGTGCCCCCGGCCATCGGGCACCCGCCAGGCAAAGAGGACGAGGAGATCGTGCGCAAGCCGTCGACCGACGAGCCGTTCTCCGCGCTGGCGTTCAAGGTGGCGACGCACCCGTTCTTCGGCAAGCTCACCTACGTCCGGGTGTACTCGGGCAAGGTCGACTCGGGCAGCCAGGTCATCAACGCCACCAAGGGCAAGAAGGAGCGTCTGGGCAAGCTGTTCCAGATGCACTCCAACAAGGAGAACCCGGTGGAGACCGCGTCAGCGGGTCACATCTACGCGGTGATCGGCCTGAAAGACACCACCACCGGCGACACGCTGTCCGACCCGAACAACCAGATCGTGCTCGAGTCGATGACGTTCCCGGACCCGGTCATCGAGGTGGCCATCGAGCCGAAGACCAAGAGCGACCAGGAGAAGCTGAGCCTGTCGATCCAGAAGCTCGCCGAGGAAGACCCGACGTTCAAGGTTCACCAAGACGCCGAAACCGGTCAGACCGTGATCGGCGGCATGGGCGAGTTGCACCTGGACATCCTGGTGGACCGCATGCGCCGCGAGTTCAAGGTGGAAGCCAACGTCGGCAAGCCGCAGGTCGCCTACAAGGAGACCATCAAGCGGACGGTCGACAAGGTCGAATTCACCCACAAGAAGCAGACCGGTGGATCGGGCCAGTTCGCGAAGGTGCTGATCAGCATCGAGCCGTTCACCAGCGAAGACGGTGCGACCTACGAGTTCGAGAGCAAGGTCACCGGTGGGCGTATCCCCCGGGAGTACATCCCGTCGGTCGACGCCGGCGCCCAGGACGCCATGCAGTACGGCGTGCTGGCCGGCTACCCGCTGGTGAACCTGAAAGTCACGCTGCTCGACGGCGCTTTCCACGAGGTGGACTCGTCGGAGATGGCGTTCAAGATCGCCGGTTCCCAGGTGCTGAAAAAGGCTGCGGCGCAAGCACAGCCAGTGATCCTGGAACCGATCATGGCCGTCGAGGTCACCACACCCGAGGACTACATGGGTGATGTGATCGGCGACCTGAACTCCCGCCGTGGCCAGATCCAGGCCATGGAGGAGCGGGCAGGGGCGCGTGTCGTCAAGGCGCACGTGCCGTTGTCGGAGATGTTCGGCTATGTCGGCGACCTACGGTCCAAGACGCAAGGCCGGGCGAACTACTCCATGGTGTTCGACTCCTACGCCGAAGTTCCGGCGAACGTGTCGAAGGAAATCATCGCCAAGGCAACCGGCGAATAA
- the tuf gene encoding elongation factor Tu: MAKAKFQRTKPHVNIGTIGHVDHGKTTLTAAITKVLHDKYPDLNESKAFDQIDNAPEERQRGITINIAHVEYQTEKRHYAHVDAPGHADYIKNMITGAAQMDGAILVVAATDGPMPQTREHVLLARQVGVPYILVALNKSDAVDDEELLELVELEVRELLAAQDFDEEAPVVRVSALKALEGDATWVKSVEDLMDAVDESIPDPVRDTDKPFLMPVEDVFTITGRGTVVTGRVERGVVNVNEEVEIVGIKPTSTKTTVTGVEMFRKLLDQGQAGDNVGLLLRGVKREDVERGQVVIKPGTTTPHTEFEGQVYILSKDEGGRHTPFFNNYRPQFYFRTTDVTGVVTLPEGTEMVMPGDNTNISVKLIQPVAMDDGLRFAIREGGRTVGAGRVTKIIK; this comes from the coding sequence GTGGCGAAGGCGAAGTTCCAGCGGACCAAGCCCCACGTCAACATCGGGACCATCGGTCACGTTGACCACGGCAAGACCACCCTGACCGCGGCTATCACCAAGGTCCTGCACGACAAGTACCCGGACCTGAACGAGTCCAAGGCGTTCGACCAGATCGACAACGCGCCTGAGGAGCGTCAGCGCGGTATCACGATCAACATCGCGCACGTCGAGTACCAGACCGAGAAGCGTCACTACGCGCACGTCGACGCCCCCGGCCACGCCGACTACATCAAGAACATGATCACCGGTGCCGCCCAGATGGACGGCGCGATCCTGGTGGTCGCCGCAACGGACGGCCCGATGCCGCAGACGCGTGAGCACGTGCTGCTCGCCCGTCAGGTGGGCGTGCCCTACATCCTCGTGGCGCTGAACAAGTCCGACGCGGTCGACGACGAGGAGCTGCTCGAGCTCGTCGAGCTGGAGGTCCGCGAGCTGCTGGCCGCCCAGGACTTCGACGAGGAAGCCCCCGTCGTGCGGGTCTCGGCGCTGAAGGCGCTCGAGGGCGACGCGACCTGGGTCAAGTCGGTCGAGGACTTGATGGACGCGGTCGACGAGTCGATCCCGGACCCGGTGCGCGACACCGACAAGCCGTTCCTGATGCCCGTTGAGGACGTCTTCACCATCACCGGTCGTGGCACCGTCGTCACCGGTCGTGTGGAGCGCGGCGTGGTCAACGTGAACGAGGAAGTCGAGATCGTTGGCATCAAGCCGACCAGCACCAAGACCACGGTCACCGGTGTGGAGATGTTCCGCAAGCTGCTCGACCAGGGTCAGGCCGGTGACAACGTCGGTCTGCTGCTGCGTGGTGTCAAGCGTGAGGACGTCGAGCGCGGCCAGGTCGTGATCAAGCCCGGCACCACCACCCCGCACACCGAGTTCGAGGGCCAGGTCTACATCCTGTCCAAGGACGAGGGCGGTCGGCACACGCCGTTCTTCAACAACTACCGTCCGCAGTTCTACTTCCGCACCACGGACGTGACCGGTGTGGTGACGCTGCCGGAGGGCACCGAAATGGTGATGCCCGGTGACAACACCAACATCTCGGTGAAGCTGATCCAGCCCGTCGCCATGGACGACGGTCTGCGGTTCGCGATCCGTGAAGGTGGCCGCACCGTCGGCGCCGGCCGGGTCACCAAGATCATCAAGTAG
- a CDS encoding crotonase/enoyl-CoA hydratase family protein, translating to MTHSIRPVDFNNLKTMTYEVTDRVARITFNRPEKGNAIVADTPLELSALVERADLDPNVHVILVSGRGEGFCAGFDLSAYADRTGSSGQEGGYRDTVLDGKTQAVNHLPNQPWDPMIDYQMMSRFVRGFSSLMHADKPTVVKIHGYCVAGGTDIALHADQVIAAADAKIGYPPTRVWGVPAAGLWAHRLGDQRAKRLLFTGDCITGAQAAEWGLAVEAPDPADLDERTERLVARIAALPVNQLIMIKLALNAPLLQQGVATSRMVSTVFDGVARHTPEGHAFVADAVEHGFRDAVKHRDEPFGDYGRRASQV from the coding sequence GTGACCCACTCGATCAGGCCGGTCGACTTCAACAACCTCAAGACGATGACCTACGAGGTCACCGACCGGGTTGCGCGCATCACCTTCAACCGGCCGGAGAAGGGCAACGCGATCGTCGCCGACACCCCGCTGGAACTCTCGGCGCTGGTGGAACGCGCCGACCTGGACCCGAACGTCCACGTCATCCTGGTCTCCGGTCGCGGCGAAGGGTTCTGTGCCGGTTTCGATCTCTCGGCCTACGCCGACCGGACGGGTTCCTCGGGTCAGGAAGGCGGATACCGGGACACGGTGCTGGACGGGAAGACGCAGGCGGTCAACCACCTGCCGAACCAGCCGTGGGACCCGATGATCGACTACCAGATGATGAGCCGGTTCGTGCGCGGTTTCTCCAGCCTGATGCACGCCGACAAGCCGACGGTGGTGAAGATCCACGGCTACTGCGTGGCCGGCGGCACCGACATCGCACTGCACGCCGATCAGGTGATCGCGGCCGCCGACGCGAAGATCGGCTACCCGCCGACCCGGGTCTGGGGTGTGCCCGCCGCGGGCCTGTGGGCGCACCGCCTGGGCGACCAGCGCGCCAAGCGCCTGCTGTTCACCGGTGACTGCATCACCGGCGCGCAGGCCGCGGAGTGGGGCCTGGCGGTGGAGGCGCCCGATCCGGCCGATCTCGACGAACGCACGGAGCGGTTGGTGGCCAGGATCGCCGCGCTACCGGTCAACCAGTTGATCATGATCAAACTCGCGCTCAATGCCCCGTTGCTGCAGCAGGGTGTCGCGACCAGTCGCATGGTCAGCACGGTGTTCGACGGGGTGGCACGCCACACTCCGGAAGGGCACGCGTTCGTCGCCGACGCGGTCGAGCACGGCTTCCGGGATGCGGTCAAGCACCGCGACGAACCGTTCGGCGATTACGGCCGCAGAGCGTCGCAGGTCTGA
- a CDS encoding PaaX family transcriptional regulator C-terminal domain-containing protein translates to MARMTARSVVLSVLLGAHPACATASELVRLTTDFGIKEATIRVALTRMVSAGDLIRSADGYRLSDRLLARQRRQDEAMRPRTRAWRGHWHVVVVTSVGTDPRTRAALRNTMHDKRFSELREGVWMRPDNLDLDLTPDVASRVRVLRARDDQPAALAGQLWNLPEWAEVGRDLLREIARATDMPGRFVVAAAIVRHLGSDPILPDELLPAHWPGAELRAAYHDFATELAELRDTTQLQEAT, encoded by the coding sequence CTGGCCCGGATGACCGCCCGGTCGGTGGTGCTCAGCGTGTTGCTGGGTGCGCACCCCGCGTGCGCCACCGCCAGCGAATTAGTGCGTCTGACAACAGATTTCGGTATCAAAGAAGCGACGATACGGGTGGCGCTGACCCGCATGGTCAGTGCCGGTGATTTGATCCGGTCCGCCGACGGTTATCGGCTCTCCGACCGCCTGCTGGCTCGCCAGCGACGGCAGGACGAGGCGATGCGGCCGCGTACCCGGGCCTGGCGCGGGCACTGGCACGTCGTCGTCGTCACCAGCGTCGGCACCGATCCCCGAACCCGCGCGGCGCTTCGGAACACCATGCACGACAAGCGGTTCAGCGAGTTGCGTGAAGGGGTCTGGATGCGTCCGGACAACCTCGACCTCGACCTGACGCCCGACGTCGCGTCCCGGGTGCGGGTGCTGCGGGCGCGCGACGACCAGCCGGCCGCACTGGCCGGACAACTGTGGAACCTGCCGGAGTGGGCCGAAGTGGGCCGCGACTTGCTGCGGGAGATCGCCCGGGCGACCGACATGCCGGGGCGCTTCGTGGTGGCCGCGGCCATTGTGCGCCATCTCGGCAGCGACCCGATCCTGCCCGACGAACTGCTGCCCGCCCATTGGCCCGGAGCCGAACTGCGGGCGGCCTACCACGACTTCGCCACCGAACTGGCGGAACTTCGTGACACGACCCAACTTCAGGAGGCGACATGA
- a CDS encoding crotonase/enoyl-CoA hydratase family protein — MSDLVRVERDGPVTTVCINRPEARNAVNGPTAAALYTAFERFDRDDTASVAVLCGEGGTFCAGADLKAFGTPQANSVHRTGPGPMGPSRMMLSKPVIAAVDGYAVAGGLELALWCDLRVAEEDAVFGVFCRRWGVPLIDGGTVRLPRLIGHSRAMDMILTGRGVKADEALAIGLANRVVPKGQGRQAAQELAAELAALPQQCLRSDRLSALHQWGLPESAAMDLEFASISRVAAEALEGAGRFAGGAGRHGAPAG; from the coding sequence ATGAGCGACTTGGTGCGGGTGGAACGCGACGGCCCGGTGACCACGGTCTGCATCAACCGGCCCGAGGCGCGCAACGCGGTCAACGGGCCGACGGCGGCCGCGCTGTACACCGCGTTCGAACGGTTTGACCGCGACGACACCGCATCGGTGGCGGTGTTGTGCGGAGAAGGCGGAACCTTCTGTGCGGGAGCCGATTTGAAGGCCTTCGGCACACCGCAGGCAAACTCCGTGCATCGCACCGGGCCCGGCCCGATGGGACCGTCGCGCATGATGCTCTCCAAACCGGTGATCGCCGCGGTCGACGGTTACGCGGTGGCCGGCGGCCTGGAGCTCGCCTTGTGGTGCGATTTGCGGGTCGCCGAGGAAGACGCCGTCTTCGGGGTGTTCTGCCGGCGCTGGGGAGTGCCGCTGATCGACGGCGGGACGGTGCGGCTGCCGCGGCTGATCGGGCACAGCCGGGCGATGGACATGATCCTCACCGGTCGGGGCGTCAAGGCCGACGAGGCCCTGGCGATCGGGCTGGCCAACCGGGTGGTGCCGAAAGGCCAAGGGCGCCAGGCCGCCCAGGAGTTGGCGGCCGAGCTTGCCGCACTGCCGCAGCAATGTCTGCGCTCGGACCGGCTGTCGGCGCTGCACCAGTGGGGCCTGCCCGAGTCCGCGGCGATGGACCTCGAGTTCGCGAGTATCTCCCGGGTGGCCGCCGAGGCGCTGGAGGGCGCGGGCCGGTTCGCCGGCGGAGCCGGCCGGCACGGTGCCCCGGCCGGTTAG
- a CDS encoding DUF3060 domain-containing protein, with the protein MKWTTVGTLAVCAASVVAIPVAPAPAAHAKNGDTHITGQGVETTIDCGDATLIVNGTNNIVTALGSCWAVTMMGTGNTVIADTVVNDITVYGYDGTVFYKNGDPVIWDRGRELGMVNRIQRVGP; encoded by the coding sequence GTGAAATGGACCACCGTGGGAACGCTGGCTGTCTGTGCCGCGTCCGTCGTTGCCATACCGGTCGCGCCGGCTCCGGCAGCGCACGCCAAGAACGGCGACACCCATATCACGGGGCAGGGCGTCGAGACGACGATCGACTGCGGCGACGCCACTCTCATCGTCAACGGGACCAACAACATCGTCACCGCCCTGGGAAGCTGCTGGGCGGTCACCATGATGGGGACGGGCAACACGGTCATCGCCGACACCGTCGTCAACGACATCACCGTCTACGGCTACGACGGGACGGTGTTCTACAAGAACGGCGATCCCGTCATCTGGGACCGCGGCCGCGAACTGGGGATGGTCAACCGGATCCAGCGAGTCGGGCCCTGA
- a CDS encoding acyl-CoA dehydrogenase family protein produces the protein MPDTHVVTNQVPPLENHNPASSPVLIEALIREGGQWGLDEVNELGAISGSREAQRWGELADRNRPVLHTHDRVGHRVDEVEYDPAYHELMRIAIAHGLHGAPWADDRPGAHVVRAAKTSVWTVEAGHICPISMTYAVVPALRFNPELAAVYEPLLTSREYDPELKLAATKAGITAGMSMTEKQGGSDVRAGTTQATPNGDGTYSLRGHKWFTSAPMCDIFLVLAQAPGGLSCFMLPRILPDGTRNRMFLQRLKDKLGNHANASSEVEYDDATAWLVGEEGRGVPTIIEMVNLTRLDCTLGSATSMRTGLTRATYHAQHRKAFGAYLIDQPLMRNVLADLAVEAEAATMVAMRMAGATDKAVRGDEREALLRRIGLAASKYWVCKRSTPHAAEALECLGGNGYVEDSGMPRLYREAPLMGIWEGSGNVSALDTLRAMATRPESVDVLFDELAQTAGQDARQDAHVERLREQLADLDTIQYRARKVAEDICLALQGSLLVRHGHPAVAEAFLATRLGGQWGGAFGTMPSGLDLAPIIERALVKG, from the coding sequence ATGCCAGATACGCACGTCGTCACCAACCAGGTTCCGCCACTCGAGAATCACAACCCGGCTTCCTCTCCCGTCCTCATCGAGGCGCTGATCCGCGAGGGTGGCCAGTGGGGTCTGGACGAGGTGAACGAGCTGGGGGCCATCTCGGGTAGCCGCGAGGCGCAACGCTGGGGCGAGCTGGCCGACCGCAACCGGCCGGTGCTGCACACCCATGACCGGGTGGGGCACCGCGTCGACGAGGTGGAGTACGACCCGGCTTACCACGAGCTGATGCGTATCGCGATCGCGCACGGCCTGCACGGCGCCCCGTGGGCGGACGACCGGCCGGGCGCGCACGTGGTGCGGGCCGCCAAGACATCGGTCTGGACGGTCGAAGCGGGCCATATCTGCCCGATCTCGATGACCTACGCGGTGGTGCCGGCGCTGCGTTTCAACCCCGAACTGGCCGCGGTGTACGAGCCGCTGCTCACCAGTCGCGAATACGACCCGGAACTCAAGCTCGCCGCCACCAAAGCCGGTATCACCGCCGGCATGTCGATGACCGAGAAGCAGGGTGGCTCCGATGTGCGGGCGGGCACCACCCAGGCAACCCCCAACGGGGACGGCACCTACAGCCTGCGGGGCCACAAGTGGTTCACCTCGGCGCCGATGTGCGACATCTTCCTCGTGCTCGCCCAGGCACCGGGCGGATTGTCGTGCTTCATGCTGCCGCGCATCCTGCCGGACGGAACCCGCAACCGGATGTTCCTGCAACGGCTCAAGGACAAGCTCGGCAACCACGCCAACGCGTCCAGCGAAGTCGAGTATGACGACGCCACCGCCTGGTTGGTAGGCGAGGAGGGCCGTGGCGTCCCGACCATCATCGAGATGGTCAACCTCACGCGCCTGGACTGTACGCTCGGCAGCGCCACCAGCATGCGCACCGGGCTGACCCGCGCGACCTACCACGCGCAGCACCGAAAGGCGTTCGGCGCGTACCTGATCGACCAACCGTTGATGCGCAACGTGCTGGCCGACCTGGCCGTGGAGGCCGAGGCGGCCACCATGGTCGCCATGCGAATGGCGGGAGCCACCGACAAGGCCGTCCGGGGTGACGAGCGCGAGGCGCTGTTGCGCCGCATCGGCCTGGCGGCCAGCAAGTACTGGGTGTGCAAGCGCTCGACCCCGCATGCGGCCGAAGCGCTGGAGTGCCTGGGCGGCAACGGTTATGTCGAGGATTCCGGCATGCCGCGGCTCTACCGGGAAGCCCCACTGATGGGCATCTGGGAGGGCTCAGGCAACGTCAGCGCACTGGACACGTTGCGCGCCATGGCAACTCGGCCCGAGTCCGTCGACGTCCTGTTCGACGAGCTGGCCCAGACCGCTGGCCAGGACGCCCGGCAGGACGCCCACGTCGAGCGGTTGCGCGAGCAGCTGGCCGATCTCGACACCATCCAATACCGGGCCCGCAAGGTGGCCGAGGACATCTGCCTGGCGCTGCAGGGCTCGCTGCTGGTGCGCCACGGCCACCCCGCGGTCGCCGAAGCCTTCCTGGCCACCCGGCTGGGCGGGCAGTGGGGTGGCGCGTTCGGCACCATGCCCAGTGGCCTTGACCTGGCGCCGATCATCGAGCGCGCGCTGGTCAAGGGCTGA
- the rpsG gene encoding 30S ribosomal protein S7, which produces MPRKGPAPKRPLVNDPVYGSQLVTQLVNKVLLQGKKSLAERIVYGALEQARDKTGTDPVITLKRALDNVKPALEVRSRRVGGATYQVPVEVRPDRSTTLALRWLVSFSRQRREKTMVERLANEIMDASNGLGAAVKRREDTHKMAEANRAFAHYRW; this is translated from the coding sequence ATGCCGCGCAAGGGACCCGCGCCCAAGCGTCCACTGGTCAACGACCCGGTCTACGGGTCGCAGCTGGTGACCCAGTTGGTGAACAAAGTTCTGCTGCAGGGGAAGAAATCGCTGGCGGAACGCATTGTTTATGGTGCGCTCGAGCAGGCCCGGGACAAGACCGGCACCGATCCGGTCATCACCCTCAAGCGCGCGCTCGACAACGTCAAGCCCGCGCTGGAGGTGCGTAGCCGCCGCGTCGGCGGTGCCACCTACCAGGTGCCCGTCGAGGTGCGCCCGGACCGGTCGACCACGCTGGCGCTGCGCTGGCTGGTCAGCTTCTCGCGGCAGCGTCGCGAGAAGACCATGGTCGAGCGTCTGGCCAACGAGATCATGGATGCCAGCAATGGCCTCGGGGCCGCCGTCAAGCGGCGTGAAGACACCCACAAGATGGCCGAGGCCAACCGCGCCTTCGCGCACTATCGCTGGTAG
- a CDS encoding deoxyribonuclease IV, with amino-acid sequence MLIGSHVHQDDPLAAADADGADVVQFFLGNPQSWKKPKPRDDAETLKAAAMPLYVHAPYLINVASANNRIRIPSRKILQDTCDAASAINATAVIVHGGHADDDDMEAGFQRWVKALDYLETDMQIYLENTAGGDHAMARHFDTIGRLWDHIGDKGIGFCLDTCHAWAAGEALIDAVDRIRALTGRIDLVHCNDSRDAAGSGADRHANFGTGQIDPDLLLAVVKAADAPVICETADEGRKNDIAFLRDNMGA; translated from the coding sequence GTGCTCATCGGTTCACATGTCCACCAGGACGATCCCCTTGCCGCCGCCGACGCAGACGGTGCCGACGTCGTGCAATTCTTCCTCGGCAATCCGCAGAGCTGGAAGAAACCGAAACCACGCGATGACGCCGAGACGCTGAAAGCGGCCGCTATGCCGCTGTACGTGCACGCGCCGTACCTGATCAATGTCGCCTCCGCCAACAACCGGATCCGGATCCCGTCGCGCAAGATCCTGCAGGACACCTGCGACGCCGCCTCAGCGATCAACGCCACAGCCGTGATCGTGCACGGCGGCCATGCGGACGACGACGACATGGAGGCCGGCTTCCAACGCTGGGTCAAGGCGCTGGATTATCTCGAAACCGACATGCAGATCTATCTGGAGAACACCGCCGGCGGCGACCATGCGATGGCCCGTCACTTCGACACCATCGGCAGGCTGTGGGATCACATCGGCGACAAGGGAATCGGCTTCTGCCTGGACACCTGCCACGCCTGGGCGGCCGGTGAGGCGCTGATCGACGCCGTCGATCGCATCAGGGCACTGACCGGCCGCATCGACCTGGTGCACTGCAATGACTCCCGGGATGCGGCCGGCTCCGGCGCCGACCGGCACGCTAACTTCGGCACCGGGCAGATCGATCCCGATTTGCTGCTGGCCGTCGTCAAAGCCGCCGACGCGCCGGTGATCTGCGAGACCGCCGACGAGGGCCGCAAAAACGACATCGCTTTCCTGCGCGACAACATGGGTGCTTAA
- a CDS encoding DUF3060 domain-containing protein — translation MRANGTAETFRLAGVGLAAAAVAAAVGLVGCSSTAGPPAASSSSSTKSSTTTTGGGSTETTSSTGALPTGSTSVQVGDTMVYASMGQTATIACEEGKSLNVTGSDNTLTVNGNCETVSVGGTKNKITLDKVNKRITVLGMDNTITYKDGDPEINKIGPNNTVTKG, via the coding sequence ATGCGCGCCAACGGAACTGCCGAAACATTCAGACTGGCCGGAGTAGGCCTGGCAGCCGCGGCCGTCGCCGCCGCCGTCGGGCTGGTGGGCTGCAGCTCGACCGCCGGGCCGCCGGCAGCCAGCAGCTCCTCGTCGACGAAGTCGTCGACCACGACCACCGGCGGCGGGTCCACGGAGACGACCAGCAGCACCGGCGCCCTCCCGACCGGGAGCACTTCGGTCCAGGTGGGCGACACCATGGTCTACGCGTCGATGGGCCAGACGGCCACCATCGCCTGCGAAGAGGGCAAGTCACTGAATGTGACCGGGTCCGACAACACGCTGACCGTCAACGGCAACTGCGAGACGGTGAGCGTGGGCGGCACCAAGAACAAGATCACCCTGGACAAGGTCAACAAGCGCATCACGGTGCTGGGGATGGACAACACCATCACCTACAAAGACGGCGACCCGGAGATCAACAAGATCGGCCCCAACAACACGGTCACCAAGGGCTAA
- the rpsL gene encoding 30S ribosomal protein S12: MPTINQLVRKGRRDKVAKVKTAALKGSPQRRGVCTRVYTTTPKKPNSALRKVARVKLTSQVEVTAYIPGEGHNLQEHSMVLVRGGRVKDLPGVRYKIIRGSLDTQGVKNRKQARSRYGAKKEKS, encoded by the coding sequence ATGCCAACCATTAATCAGCTGGTCCGTAAGGGTCGCCGAGACAAGGTCGCCAAGGTCAAGACCGCGGCTCTGAAGGGCAGCCCGCAGCGCCGTGGCGTGTGCACCCGCGTGTACACCACCACTCCGAAGAAGCCGAACTCGGCGCTTCGGAAGGTCGCTCGTGTGAAGCTGACGAGTCAGGTTGAGGTCACGGCCTACATTCCGGGCGAGGGCCACAATCTGCAGGAGCACTCGATGGTGCTGGTGCGTGGCGGCCGGGTGAAGGACCTCCCCGGTGTGCGCTACAAGATCATCCGCGGTTCGCTCGACACTCAGGGTGTGAAGAACCGCAAGCAGGCTCGCAGTCGCTACGGCGCCAAGAAGGAGAAGAGCTGA